In the Phaseolus vulgaris cultivar G19833 chromosome 7, P. vulgaris v2.0, whole genome shotgun sequence genome, one interval contains:
- the LOC137830129 gene encoding protein NRT1/ PTR FAMILY 4.5-like — MGDKEVKDEQKGGFRASMFIFVLLALDNMGFVANMASLVLYFYGVMHFDLSNSANTLTNFLGSTFLLSLVGGFISDTYFNRLTTCLFFGSLEVLALVIFSVQAALDHLHPDVCGKSSCVKGGIAVMFYTSLYLLALGMGGVRGSLTAFGADQFDEKNPREAKALASFFNWLLLSSTLGSVIGVTGVVWVSTQKAWHWGFIIITVASSIGFLTLALGKPFYRIKTPGQSPILRISQVISVAFKNRKLPLPESHEELYEVYESATLERIAHTNQMRFLDRASILQQNIEPQEWKVCTVTQVEEVKILTRMLPILASTIIMNTCLAQLQTFSVQQGNVMNLKLGSFTVPPPSIPVIPLLFMCILIPLYEFFFVPFARKITHHPSGVTPLQRVGVGLVLSFISMAVAGIVEVKRRDQGLKDPSRPISLFWLSFQYAIFGVADMFTLVGLLEFFYREAPETMKSLSTSFTYLSMSLGYFLSTIFVDVINAVTKRITPSKQGWLHGLDFNHNNLNLFYWFLAILSCINFFNYLYWASWYKYKDEDSNSMVNLNALKSAEERKQDEEEKKDGKVKAKESSQTSEANTEGPSSSDETDDGRNSREWKHR; from the exons ATG GGAGACAAAGAGGTAAAGGATGAACAAAAAGGTGGATTCAGGGCTTCCATGTTTATCTTTG TGTTATTAGCATTGGACAACATGGGCTTTGTAGCAAACATGGCGAGCTTAGTCCTATACTTTTATGGGGTGATGCACTTTGATCTGTCCAACTCTGCCAACACCCTGACAAACTTTTTGGGCTCAACTTTCTTGCTCTCCCTAGTAGGTGGTTTCATCTCAGACACATACTTCAACAGACTAACCACATGTTTGTTTTTCGGATCACTCGAAGTTCTG GCTTTGGTAATTTTCTCAGTTCAAGCTGCTCTGGACCATTTACACCCAGATGTTTGTGGCAAGTCGAGCTGTGTCAAAGGTGGCATAGCTGTCATGTTTTACACGTCATTGTACTTATTGGCTTTGGGAATGGGAGGAGTGAGAGGTTCCTTGACTGCATTTGGTGCTGACCAGTTTGATGAAAAGAATCCAAGAGAAGCAAAGGCTCTTGCAAGCTTCTTCAATTGGCTTTTGCTGAGTTCAACCTTGGGATCAGTTATAGGGGTCACTGGGGTTGTTTGGGTTAGCACCCAAAAGGCTTGGCACTGGGGCTTCATCATAATAACAGTAGCTTCCTCCATTGGCTTTCTCACTCTTGCTCTTGGCAAGCCATTCTACCGCATCAAAACTCCAGGCCAAAGCCCCATTTTGAGAATCAGCCAA GTTATTTCCGTGGCTTTTAAAAATCGGAAGCTACCACTGCCAGAGTCTCATGAAGAACTTTATGAGGTCTATGAGAGTGCTACATTAGAAAGGATTGCACATACCAACCAAATGAG GTTTCTAGATAGAGCAAGCATTCTTCAACAGAACATTGAGCCACAAGAATGGAAGGTGTGCACAGTGACGCAAGTAGAAGAAGTAAAGATCCTAACCAGAATGTTACCAATATTAGCCAGTACCATTATAATGAACACTTGTTTAGCACAACTTCAAACATTCTCAGTTCAGCAGGGGAATGTGATGAACCTGAAACTTGGTTCTTTTACTGTGCCTCCTCCATCAATTCCAGTTATCCCCCTGCTTTTCATGTGCATCCTAATTCCCCTCTATGAATTCTTCTTTGTGCCATTCGCACGAAAGATCACTCACCACCCTTCTGGGGTTACTCCACTTCAAAGAGTTGGTGTTGGGTTAGTACTTTCTTTCATTTCAATGGCAGTAGCTGGCATAGTAGAAGTGAAAAGAAGGGATCAAGGACTGAAGGACCCTTCGAGGCCAATAAGTCTGTTTTGGCTATCTTTCCAATATGCTATATTTGGAGTTGCAGACATGTTCACTCTTGTAGGACTTCTAGAATTCTTCTACAGAGAAGCACCTGAAACAATGAAGTCATTGTCAACTTCTTTCACATATTTGTCCATGTCTCTTGGTTACTTCTTAAGCACAATCTTTGTGGATGTCATCAATGCTGTCACCAAAAGGATCACTCCCAGCAAGCAAGGATGGTTGCATGGCTTGGACTTCAACCATAATAACCTTAACTTGTTCTATTGGTTCTTAGCAATCCTAAGctgcataaatttttttaactacCTTTACTGGGCCTCTTGGTACAAGTACAAAGATGAAGACAGCAATTCAATGGTGAATTTGAATGCTCTCAAAAGTGCTGAGGAGAGAAAACAAGAtgaggaagaaaagaaagatgGAAAAGTTAAGGCTAAAGAAAGCAGCCAAACAAGTGAAGCCAATACTGAGGGACCCTCTTCCTCTGATGAAACAGATGATGGAAGGAACTCTAGAGAATGGAAGCACAGATAA